The Kangiella marina genome window below encodes:
- a CDS encoding monovalent cation/H+ antiporter subunit D family protein, giving the protein MIQHLPILQVIIPLLAAPICFILKEARLVRWFVLIANVMAFAISIMLLQQVNLHGTLVYSLGGWEAPIGIEYRIDELNAYLLILVTSISTITLMAAGKSLTKEIPESKITYFYIAYMLCLTGLLGIVATGDAFNVFVFLEVSSLASYTMIAMGNDRRSLWASYQYLIMGTIGATFILIGIGLMYMMTGTLNMNDLAERLPEVEHTKTVFTAFAFFLVGVCLKLALFPLHLWLPNAYAYAPSIATVFLAATATKVAIYVLLRFIFTVYGFEFSFAHLPLTEILVSLGLLGVIAASIVAIYQTNVKRLFAYSSVSQIGYMILGTGIGTKTGLTATMLHLFNHALMKSAIFLALAGVVYRVGSVNIKAFAGLGRQMPWTMAAIVIGGLSLIGVPLTVGFVSKWYLVLALLESNMWPVAVLVLIGSLLAMAYIWRIVEVAYFKPALQNNQSYKEAPLSILIPAWIFVIANIYFGIDTSFTAGISEKTAELLFGGVR; this is encoded by the coding sequence GTGATTCAACATTTACCTATTTTGCAGGTAATTATTCCATTACTTGCAGCTCCAATATGTTTCATCCTAAAAGAAGCGCGTCTGGTGCGTTGGTTCGTATTAATAGCCAACGTCATGGCTTTTGCCATCAGTATCATGCTGCTTCAACAAGTCAATCTACATGGCACGCTGGTGTACTCGTTAGGGGGTTGGGAAGCACCGATCGGTATCGAGTATCGAATTGATGAGCTTAATGCTTACCTACTGATACTGGTGACGTCGATCAGCACCATCACCTTAATGGCGGCGGGAAAAAGCTTAACCAAAGAAATTCCTGAGTCTAAGATTACCTATTTCTACATTGCTTACATGCTTTGTCTTACGGGCTTGCTCGGCATTGTCGCGACGGGTGATGCGTTTAACGTGTTTGTATTTTTAGAGGTGTCATCCTTGGCGTCTTACACCATGATTGCTATGGGTAATGACCGCCGCTCGTTATGGGCTTCTTATCAATACCTGATCATGGGGACTATCGGTGCGACTTTCATTTTGATCGGTATCGGTTTGATGTACATGATGACGGGTACTTTGAACATGAATGACTTGGCAGAGCGTTTGCCTGAAGTTGAGCACACCAAAACGGTGTTCACGGCTTTCGCGTTCTTCTTGGTGGGTGTTTGCTTGAAATTAGCACTGTTCCCGCTGCATTTATGGCTACCGAATGCTTACGCTTATGCGCCATCGATTGCCACCGTCTTTCTGGCCGCGACCGCAACAAAGGTTGCGATCTACGTTTTGCTACGCTTTATCTTTACGGTATACGGCTTCGAGTTCTCGTTTGCTCACCTGCCGTTGACGGAAATTCTCGTCAGCCTTGGTTTGCTCGGGGTTATTGCGGCTTCGATTGTGGCGATTTACCAAACCAATGTTAAGCGTCTTTTCGCTTATTCCAGCGTGAGCCAAATTGGTTACATGATTTTAGGTACAGGCATTGGTACTAAAACAGGGTTAACCGCGACCATGCTGCACCTGTTTAATCATGCCCTGATGAAGAGTGCGATTTTCTTAGCGTTAGCAGGTGTGGTGTATCGAGTGGGTAGCGTGAATATTAAAGCGTTCGCCGGGCTTGGGCGTCAAATGCCTTGGACCATGGCGGCGATCGTCATCGGTGGCTTGAGCTTGATTGGTGTGCCGTTAACGGTTGGTTTTGTCAGTAAGTGGTACTTGGTGTTGGCGTTATTAGAGAGCAACATGTGGCCAGTTGCTGTGTTAGTGTTAATCGGCTCGTTGCTAGCGATGGCATATATCTGGCGCATTGTTGAAGTCGCTTACTTTAAGCCTGCGCTACAAAATAACCAGTCGTATAAAGAGGCGCCATTGTCCATCTTAATTCCTGCATGGATTTTCGTGATAGCGAATATTTACTTCGGTATTGATACCAGCTTTACCGCCGGTATTTCGGAAAAAACCGCTGAACTCTTGTTCGGGGGCGTTCGATGA
- a CDS encoding cation:proton antiporter subunit C yields the protein MSFLEQYNYWIVILLMMSGFYIVIAHGNLVKKLMGLTIFQTSVFILYISISKVIGGTAPILDDQYTIYSNPLPHVLILTAIVVGVATTALGLALAVRIKEAYGTVEEDVIQEKDLQQEGSAE from the coding sequence ATGAGTTTTCTAGAACAGTACAATTATTGGATTGTGATTTTGCTCATGATGAGCGGATTTTATATCGTGATTGCTCACGGTAATTTGGTCAAAAAGTTGATGGGGTTGACCATTTTTCAGACTTCGGTGTTCATTCTATACATCAGTATCAGTAAAGTGATTGGCGGAACCGCGCCAATTCTGGATGATCAATACACCATTTACTCAAACCCTTTGCCTCATGTTCTAATCCTGACGGCGATTGTTGTGGGCGTTGCTACAACAGCGCTAGGGTTGGCCTTAGCGGTGCGCATAAAAGAAGCTTATGGCACTGTTGAAGAGGACGTTATTCAAGAAAAAGATTTACAGCAAGAGGGTTCTGCAGAGTGA
- a CDS encoding DUF4040 domain-containing protein, with protein MSRRLTLIAVLSIQIIRSRAIEILINVILLAFLAITALSLAFTKDLFASVMLTGIYSLLSAAFFVLMDAVDVAFTEAAVGAGISTILMVTTLTITGRYENRKLYHPVIALSVVIVTGVMLIIGTMDMPAFGSDTAPAQVHVGPYYITHSGEDIDIPNIVTSVLASYRGFDTFGEIVVVFTAVIGVLALLEFSRKENEVVNTPAPMFQHKILRIVSKILIPPIMLFAMYVQFHGEYGPGGGFQAGVIFASSIILYAMLFGIEQTRKAVSMPVVKILSALGVLIYGSVGIVSMLNGGNYLNYSVLAESDITGQHVGIIIIELGVGITVATAMILIFLTFARRIGKSNPNSGTKEGTA; from the coding sequence ATCAGCCGACGTCTGACACTGATAGCCGTTCTTTCAATACAGATAATAAGGAGTAGAGCCATAGAGATTTTAATTAATGTCATCCTGCTGGCGTTCTTAGCAATTACTGCTCTGTCCTTAGCGTTTACTAAGGATTTATTCGCCTCGGTGATGCTGACCGGAATATACAGCCTGCTATCAGCAGCATTTTTTGTATTGATGGATGCTGTCGATGTGGCTTTTACTGAAGCTGCTGTGGGCGCGGGTATATCGACCATCTTGATGGTGACGACCCTAACCATAACGGGCCGCTATGAAAATCGTAAGTTGTACCATCCTGTTATCGCACTGAGTGTGGTTATTGTGACGGGTGTGATGCTGATCATCGGTACTATGGATATGCCGGCGTTTGGTTCTGATACAGCCCCTGCACAGGTTCATGTTGGACCTTACTACATCACACATTCGGGTGAGGATATTGATATTCCAAACATCGTGACCTCAGTGCTGGCGAGTTATCGAGGCTTCGATACGTTTGGCGAAATTGTGGTGGTGTTTACCGCTGTGATCGGTGTTTTGGCATTGCTTGAGTTTTCGCGGAAAGAAAACGAGGTGGTTAATACGCCAGCGCCGATGTTCCAGCACAAAATCTTGCGTATTGTCAGTAAAATCTTGATTCCGCCGATCATGTTATTCGCGATGTATGTGCAGTTCCATGGTGAATACGGACCGGGTGGTGGTTTCCAAGCGGGTGTGATTTTTGCCTCCAGTATTATCTTATACGCGATGTTATTTGGCATTGAGCAAACGCGTAAAGCCGTTTCGATGCCGGTGGTCAAAATATTATCGGCGCTGGGTGTTTTGATTTACGGCAGTGTCGGTATCGTCAGTATGCTCAATGGTGGTAACTACCTAAACTACAGTGTGCTTGCTGAGAGTGATATTACCGGACAGCATGTCGGCATCATCATTATTGAGCTTGGTGTCGGTATTACGGTAGCTACAGCAATGATTTTGATCTTCTTGACCTTTGCTAGAAGAATTGGCAAATCCAACCCCAATTCTGGTACGAAGGAGGGGACGGCATGA
- the mnhG gene encoding monovalent cation/H(+) antiporter subunit G has product MSAILDGFSWALLILGGFICVSGAIGMHRFPDFFSRMHAASVTDTLGGTLVLMGLMLQTDGQYLVLVKLILVLLFILITSPTGSHALAKAALHGGLRPKLGSKQDEKDADVLNNFGHQPTSDTDSRSFNTDNKE; this is encoded by the coding sequence ATGAGTGCGATTCTCGACGGATTTAGCTGGGCGCTATTAATTCTCGGCGGCTTTATTTGTGTTTCTGGTGCTATTGGAATGCATCGCTTTCCTGATTTTTTCAGTCGTATGCATGCGGCGAGTGTGACGGATACGCTTGGCGGGACTTTGGTTTTAATGGGATTGATGCTGCAAACCGATGGCCAGTACTTGGTGTTAGTGAAGCTAATATTGGTGCTCTTGTTCATTCTCATTACCAGTCCAACCGGCAGCCACGCATTGGCGAAAGCCGCATTACACGGTGGTTTGCGTCCTAAACTTGGAAGCAAGCAAGATGAAAAGGACGCGGATGTGTTAAATAACTTTGGGCATCAGCCGACGTCTGACACTGATAGCCGTTCTTTCAATACAGATAATAAGGAGTAG
- a CDS encoding monovalent cation/H+ antiporter complex subunit F has translation MFLAAAIAILVAMVLALLRAFIGPTIYDRILSVNVFGTKTVLFIAILGFLMGRPEFLDIAIVYALINFIAMIAILRFFEYKKAEPSPAESEEQS, from the coding sequence ATGTTTTTAGCTGCTGCTATCGCTATTTTAGTGGCTATGGTGCTTGCTTTATTGCGCGCATTCATTGGCCCAACAATTTACGACCGCATTTTGTCGGTTAATGTCTTTGGCACCAAAACAGTGCTTTTTATCGCCATACTCGGCTTTCTGATGGGGCGCCCTGAGTTTTTGGATATTGCTATAGTCTATGCCCTGATCAACTTCATCGCCATGATCGCGATTTTACGATTCTTTGAGTACAAAAAGGCTGAGCCTAGCCCTGCTGAAAGCGAGGAACAATCATGA
- a CDS encoding Na+/H+ antiporter subunit E, translating to MKKNNSLRYIISSIIVLSLIWVGNSGYFNGLLLSLGAVSVAFVVFMTYRLGIVDEESQPLHVSRRIIVYWLWLLKTLVQSNITVIKRIWLGPNSINPVVARIPTSQKTEMGQTIYANSITLTPGTTTLDIDGDTLIVYALSYEGISYLQGGEMDRRVSRLEE from the coding sequence ATGAAAAAAAATAACAGCCTTCGTTACATTATCAGTTCGATAATTGTGTTGTCGCTCATATGGGTGGGTAACTCCGGCTACTTTAACGGTTTGTTACTTTCGCTCGGCGCTGTCTCGGTGGCTTTTGTCGTTTTCATGACATACCGTTTAGGGATTGTCGATGAGGAATCCCAACCTCTACATGTCAGCAGACGAATTATCGTTTACTGGTTATGGCTGCTGAAAACTTTAGTGCAGTCGAACATCACCGTGATTAAGCGCATTTGGCTCGGCCCTAACTCAATTAACCCAGTTGTCGCTCGTATACCAACGAGCCAAAAAACTGAAATGGGCCAGACAATCTACGCTAACTCAATTACTTTAACGCCAGGGACGACCACGCTCGATATTGACGGCGATACGCTGATTGTTTACGCCTTGTCATACGAGGGAATCAGCTACCTTCAAGGTGGTGAGATGGATCGTCGCGTTTCGCGTTTGGAGGAATAA
- the dnaQ gene encoding DNA polymerase III subunit epsilon, translating to MRQIVLDTETTGLEPADGHRIIEIGCVELVNRKLTGNHYHQYIKPDREIDEGAIEVHGITNEFLEDKPRFEDIAEQFLEYIDGAELVIHNAPFDVGFMDHEFKLWDPTKGKTADYCTILDTLVLARQMHPGQRNSLDALCKRYDIDNSHRELHGALLDSEILADVYLRMTGGQTNLTLGRQSSPSAETGELPVRKISTNRPSLKVIKASEQELDAHHKKLQSLNDPLWEQG from the coding sequence ATGAGACAGATTGTTCTGGATACAGAAACTACAGGCTTAGAGCCTGCTGATGGGCATCGCATCATTGAGATTGGGTGTGTTGAGTTGGTTAACCGTAAGCTAACGGGGAATCATTATCACCAATACATTAAGCCTGATCGTGAGATTGATGAAGGCGCGATTGAAGTCCACGGCATTACCAATGAGTTTCTTGAAGATAAACCACGTTTTGAAGATATTGCTGAGCAATTTCTAGAATACATTGATGGTGCCGAGTTGGTTATCCATAACGCGCCGTTTGATGTTGGCTTTATGGATCATGAGTTTAAGTTATGGGATCCCACTAAAGGTAAAACGGCGGATTATTGCACCATATTAGACACCTTAGTCTTGGCGCGCCAAATGCACCCAGGTCAACGCAATAGTTTGGATGCTTTATGTAAGCGCTATGATATTGATAATAGTCACCGTGAGCTGCACGGCGCTTTACTGGATTCGGAGATCTTGGCTGACGTTTATCTCAGAATGACGGGCGGTCAAACCAATTTAACCCTAGGTCGTCAATCTAGCCCGAGCGCAGAAACCGGTGAGTTGCCCGTTCGAAAAATTTCGACTAACCGACCAAGTTTGAAAGTGATTAAAGCCTCTGAGCAGGAGCTTGATGCTCACCATAAAAAGTTACAAAGCCTGAATGACCCTTTATGGGAGCAAGGTTAG
- the rnhA gene encoding ribonuclease HI encodes MKIIEIFTDGACKGNPGPGGWGALLRYGKHEKRLYGGELETTNNRMELTAAIEALKALKRPSKVELTTDSVYVKNGINQWLEGWKAKGWKTAAKKPVKNQDLWQALDEQVSKHQVSWHWVKGHSGHVENEIADELANLGVDKALNQQ; translated from the coding sequence TTGAAAATCATAGAAATATTTACTGATGGCGCCTGTAAAGGCAATCCTGGCCCCGGAGGTTGGGGGGCTCTGTTACGTTATGGAAAGCATGAAAAACGATTATATGGTGGCGAATTAGAGACGACCAATAATCGAATGGAGTTAACGGCAGCGATTGAAGCGCTTAAAGCTTTGAAGCGACCATCCAAGGTCGAGCTGACTACTGACTCTGTGTATGTCAAAAACGGCATTAATCAATGGCTTGAAGGTTGGAAAGCCAAAGGTTGGAAGACTGCCGCTAAGAAACCCGTTAAAAATCAAGACTTGTGGCAGGCGCTGGATGAGCAGGTTTCGAAGCATCAAGTTAGTTGGCATTGGGTGAAAGGGCATAGTGGTCATGTGGAAAATGAGATTGCTGATGAACTGGCCAACTTAGGCGTTGATAAAGCATTAAACCAACAATAA
- a CDS encoding methyltransferase domain-containing protein has protein sequence MERLFELSWPNIPAGNRLRYLWQEWLQQHLEEYHGGYLLTLDSLTQSLSLPVNVFEYHVKLGDGLGHSVQALPDELPIMTDSIQAAVLSNVFEYAENPSVLLGEVHRSLAPQGILYVLLYAPLSPWMLKAKARLTANRKELPTHSIGIHRYEEWLNLLGFKTLELEVVGCPWWRGFKEFERKSDMPNAWLSAPIAYMVKAQKKVSTMTPLRPIEQEALALGGRLANI, from the coding sequence ATGGAACGATTATTTGAGTTGAGTTGGCCTAACATACCCGCAGGTAACCGTTTACGGTACTTGTGGCAGGAGTGGTTGCAGCAGCATCTAGAGGAATACCATGGTGGCTACTTACTTACATTGGACAGTTTGACTCAAAGTTTAAGCTTACCCGTCAATGTGTTTGAGTATCATGTCAAACTAGGTGACGGCTTAGGCCACTCGGTACAAGCGTTACCGGATGAACTTCCGATAATGACGGACTCTATTCAAGCCGCGGTTTTGAGTAATGTATTCGAATACGCTGAAAACCCCAGTGTTTTGTTAGGTGAAGTCCATCGCTCACTAGCGCCGCAGGGGATACTGTACGTGTTACTCTACGCCCCTTTGAGCCCTTGGATGCTGAAAGCAAAGGCTCGATTGACGGCTAATAGAAAAGAGTTGCCTACACACTCCATTGGCATTCATCGATATGAGGAGTGGCTCAATTTACTGGGCTTTAAAACGCTTGAGCTTGAAGTCGTTGGTTGCCCTTGGTGGCGTGGTTTCAAAGAGTTTGAGCGAAAATCAGACATGCCTAATGCTTGGTTATCGGCACCTATCGCGTACATGGTTAAGGCGCAGAAGAAAGTGTCAACCATGACACCGCTGCGGCCAATTGAGCAAGAGGCATTAGCTTTAGGTGGCAGATTAGCTAATATCTAA
- the gloB gene encoding hydroxyacylglutathione hydrolase: MMKIIPLSAFSDNYIWVIHSSDSNTVAVVDPGDATPVIDYLEQHNLSLETILITHHHNDHIGGVQTLKNRYQCRVFAPKRDNQSFSDQDLVEGDEVSILNDEYQFSVIEVPGHTMGHIAFYGHGCLFCGDTLFKAGCGRMFEGTPPVFLESLQKLAALPAETKVYCAHEYTLTNLKFALSVEPDNPAIHKEIEYSQRLREKNKPTLPSTIGEELSFNPFLRCDQDALQQTASQASETKTFSDPVRTFATIRQLKDNF, encoded by the coding sequence ATGATGAAAATTATTCCACTTAGTGCGTTTAGCGACAACTATATATGGGTCATTCATTCTAGCGACTCGAATACCGTTGCAGTCGTCGATCCGGGTGATGCCACGCCAGTGATTGACTATTTAGAGCAACACAACTTGTCGCTAGAAACCATTTTAATCACACATCACCACAATGACCATATTGGCGGCGTACAAACCTTGAAAAACCGCTATCAGTGCCGCGTTTTCGCGCCAAAACGTGATAACCAGTCATTTTCTGATCAGGATCTCGTCGAGGGTGATGAGGTGAGTATTCTTAACGATGAATACCAATTTTCAGTCATTGAGGTCCCAGGGCACACCATGGGACACATTGCCTTCTATGGGCATGGCTGTCTATTCTGCGGCGATACCCTATTTAAGGCAGGCTGCGGGCGCATGTTCGAAGGAACCCCTCCGGTATTCTTAGAATCGCTGCAAAAACTCGCGGCTTTACCCGCAGAAACAAAGGTTTATTGCGCTCACGAATACACCCTAACCAATCTCAAATTCGCCCTTTCTGTAGAGCCTGACAACCCTGCGATACATAAAGAAATCGAATATTCTCAACGACTTAGAGAGAAAAACAAACCCACTCTTCCTTCGACCATTGGCGAGGAGCTTAGCTTTAACCCCTTCCTGCGTTGCGACCAAGATGCTTTGCAGCAAACTGCTAGCCAAGCCTCAGAAACAAAAACTTTCTCCGATCCCGTGCGAACTTTTGCTACAATCCGGCAACTAAAAGATAATTTTTAA
- a CDS encoding lytic transglycosylase, whose protein sequence is MKRIAIVSLLALTACSSLQKNDSEITDNHKASRSEPLPTPDLAQDEVSPEVELVTKDLTPAQPINLWDELSKEQTLTHISNARVASHQKRFLRRTDHLIERANKAAPYLHYIITELENRGMPVELAFTPMVESNFDPLAHSVVQAAGLWQFMPRTAKGFGLKIDQWYDGRRDVVASTHAALDYYEYLNKLFDGDWLLTVAAYNVGQGNVLKAMKRNRRQGKPTDYWSLKLPRETMRHVPKWIALSNIFLNAKNFGVDLPFIENTPAFKEVTIDAPANLMELTKIANIDKNVFYRLNPAYNKLFIPEEHGQAKILVPTKNVQHFQKGIMDIEPGKALGLLTYTVKSGDNLSTIAKKHNTSVTYLKSLNKLNSDFLKIGQILKMPGFANASEHELNFMATLDKNRQRRRYQTYRVRSGDNLWSIGKRFGVSSAQVARWNNINKNSTLRIGQRLKVWPKRYSQFASAKTSYKVRSGDSLSTIARKFKVKVSDLTKWNRLNKRSIIRPGQTLTIYH, encoded by the coding sequence ATGAAGCGCATTGCCATAGTGTCACTACTTGCTTTAACCGCCTGTAGTAGTCTCCAAAAAAACGATTCTGAAATTACTGACAACCACAAAGCTTCCCGTAGCGAGCCTCTTCCAACGCCCGATTTAGCGCAGGATGAAGTATCGCCAGAAGTAGAGTTGGTGACTAAAGACTTAACACCAGCTCAGCCCATTAACTTATGGGATGAGCTTTCAAAAGAGCAAACGCTAACTCATATCAGTAATGCTCGTGTAGCATCGCATCAAAAGCGGTTTCTGCGCCGCACGGATCACTTGATTGAGCGTGCCAATAAAGCTGCGCCCTACCTTCACTACATCATCACAGAGCTTGAGAACCGCGGTATGCCGGTTGAATTGGCCTTTACTCCGATGGTCGAGAGTAACTTTGATCCGCTGGCACACTCGGTGGTACAGGCAGCAGGATTATGGCAGTTCATGCCACGAACAGCCAAAGGCTTTGGACTCAAGATCGATCAATGGTACGACGGTCGTCGCGATGTGGTTGCCTCAACACATGCCGCGCTCGACTATTATGAGTACCTCAACAAATTATTTGATGGTGATTGGTTGCTCACTGTTGCAGCATACAACGTTGGGCAGGGCAATGTTCTCAAGGCTATGAAACGCAATCGTCGCCAAGGCAAGCCAACGGATTATTGGTCCTTAAAGCTACCCCGCGAAACCATGCGTCATGTTCCGAAATGGATCGCACTGTCTAATATTTTCCTAAACGCCAAAAACTTTGGCGTGGATTTACCGTTTATTGAAAATACGCCAGCCTTTAAAGAAGTCACTATTGACGCGCCTGCCAACCTTATGGAGCTGACAAAGATAGCGAATATTGATAAGAATGTTTTTTATCGTCTCAACCCAGCTTACAACAAACTCTTCATTCCTGAGGAGCATGGCCAAGCCAAGATCTTAGTACCGACCAAAAACGTTCAACACTTCCAAAAAGGTATTATGGATATTGAGCCAGGCAAGGCTTTAGGCCTACTCACCTACACGGTTAAGTCAGGTGATAACCTGAGCACAATCGCTAAGAAGCATAATACATCCGTGACTTACCTAAAGAGCCTTAACAAGCTCAACTCAGACTTCTTGAAGATTGGCCAAATTCTAAAAATGCCAGGCTTCGCCAACGCCTCTGAGCATGAGCTTAACTTCATGGCCACGCTTGATAAAAATCGCCAGCGTCGTCGTTATCAAACCTACAGAGTCCGTAGTGGTGATAATTTATGGAGCATCGGCAAGCGTTTTGGTGTCAGCTCTGCACAGGTCGCTCGCTGGAATAACATTAATAAAAACAGCACATTACGCATTGGTCAGCGTTTAAAAGTTTGGCCTAAACGTTACTCGCAGTTTGCCTCAGCTAAGACCTCTTATAAAGTTAGGAGTGGCGACTCTCTCTCCACGATTGCACGCAAATTCAAAGTTAAAGTTAGCGATCTGACGAAATGGAACCGTCTTAACAAGCGTAGCATTATTCGTCCCGGCCAAACGCTAACCATTTATCACTAG
- a CDS encoding ABC transporter permease — MWLVYKKELLEILRDKKTLIFSILLPTIIFPVLFFGIGKFTQSKTEEAETKELKVAFVNASAFEGFSSLFTAEKHFKKVELNSSDYKTEILEDNVDFIVEIPEGSALPSESRKQEVINLYYKGSSKLDNISSQRVKDIIEAYNNTERLALGARFNLSTDNIKAFNKPIAVENQNFASERERMGEFVGPLIAYILIALAVSGAMYPALELGVGEKERGTLETLLLTPMTKGKIVMAKFGVIFTASFFTVIVTLLSYFVWTYIFTMGGKMGGLDFLSNISGLDLLLVAVLLVPLTSIFASIMLSASIYAKNMKEAQAYMSPIFMIGFMPVIVAFVPGMELNVQTAMIPITNVALAMKDLVKGTVDYGMIMVLLASTVVIAGALLYFTTQFFKKEKVLFRS, encoded by the coding sequence ATGTGGTTAGTTTATAAAAAGGAATTGCTAGAAATTCTGCGTGATAAAAAAACACTCATCTTTTCGATTTTATTACCGACAATCATTTTTCCTGTATTATTTTTTGGTATCGGTAAGTTTACACAAAGTAAAACTGAAGAAGCTGAGACAAAAGAGTTAAAAGTTGCGTTTGTTAATGCCTCTGCATTTGAGGGATTTTCGTCGTTATTTACAGCTGAAAAACACTTCAAGAAAGTTGAGCTCAATAGCAGCGATTATAAAACAGAAATTTTAGAGGATAATGTCGACTTTATCGTAGAGATTCCTGAAGGTTCTGCGCTGCCCTCTGAAAGTCGCAAGCAAGAAGTGATCAATCTTTATTACAAAGGTTCTTCCAAATTAGACAACATTTCTAGCCAACGCGTTAAAGATATTATTGAAGCCTATAATAATACTGAGCGATTGGCGCTAGGTGCGCGTTTTAATTTGTCCACGGATAACATTAAGGCATTTAATAAACCTATCGCCGTGGAAAATCAAAACTTTGCATCAGAGCGCGAGCGCATGGGGGAATTTGTCGGGCCGCTTATTGCTTACATTCTTATTGCGTTGGCAGTCTCTGGGGCAATGTATCCTGCGCTAGAACTTGGTGTTGGTGAAAAAGAACGCGGTACGCTCGAAACTTTACTGTTAACGCCGATGACCAAAGGCAAAATTGTTATGGCTAAGTTTGGTGTGATTTTCACAGCAAGCTTCTTTACCGTTATAGTCACCTTGCTCAGTTATTTCGTATGGACTTATATTTTCACCATGGGTGGAAAGATGGGTGGCCTTGACTTCTTGTCAAATATATCCGGGCTTGATCTATTATTGGTTGCCGTATTGCTGGTGCCATTAACCAGTATATTTGCATCAATTATGTTGAGTGCTTCTATTTATGCGAAAAACATGAAGGAAGCGCAAGCTTACATGTCACCAATTTTCATGATTGGTTTTATGCCTGTGATTGTGGCGTTTGTTCCGGGTATGGAGCTAAACGTTCAGACGGCGATGATTCCAATTACTAACGTGGCTCTTGCTATGAAGGACTTGGTCAAAGGTACCGTCGACTACGGTATGATCATGGTCTTACTCGCATCAACCGTTGTTATTGCTGGCGCGTTATTATATTTCACTACGCAGTTCTTCAAGAAAGAAAAAGTATTGTTCCGTAGCTAG